One region of Ktedonobacterales bacterium genomic DNA includes:
- a CDS encoding oligosaccharide flippase family protein yields MLLRRLFATTTGAIVSKGAAIITALLLFRQLPTADMGRYTAAFTLVSFCAILGNSGLNPLTTREIARRGEEGWGWWTAIAPLRLLLALGAYGLLVVIALFVPSLVDPRLALVAGLLLAPDALAGALAATLGGIGQATLASWLDALSKLIGLIATLALVVIWRADVLALAWLAVALAAGTLLFNGLALVSQWRGTRLNHRGWRWNPGNWRIHLRLRGSSTTPSSGTFSPSDTPDGLSGSSKIRPIWTHEHAQESLLTGTREGEKPSRNRSWRRSALKWEIVRQLPNRLLSDWKYALAAALPLGLGALAATFYFRVDTLFLSAARGGRAVAYYNAPYQIVEAFWLISTSWNAVMLPVLARHYSPRFVERSIALLLSIGLPASLVITFRADDIVMLVFGPAYLPAVLPLRLVIWVVPILFSYVPLVTALFVHDRQRDVLYVLLANLVLALLLNALLIPPYGVAGASIATLIVEAIGLIGYVCMARRANLGVSWASGLVGPLSICAPLAAILLIGQALPFFFIMPATLMLWAALFALFRPWAGWPINPQFFSPQGARGQFERVRTETAGQEREDRADGPGHANAQPPADDTIVNTRQPASQGTEVS; encoded by the coding sequence ATGTTGCTTAGACGGCTCTTTGCCACCACTACCGGCGCCATTGTCTCCAAAGGCGCGGCTATCATCACGGCGCTGCTGCTCTTTCGCCAGCTACCAACAGCAGACATGGGCCGCTACACCGCCGCGTTCACGCTGGTGAGCTTCTGCGCCATCCTGGGCAACTCCGGGCTGAATCCGCTGACTACCCGCGAGATCGCCCGACGCGGCGAAGAAGGGTGGGGGTGGTGGACAGCTATCGCGCCCTTACGCCTGCTGCTGGCGCTCGGAGCGTATGGTCTGCTGGTGGTGATCGCTTTGTTCGTTCCTTCGCTGGTAGACCCACGCCTGGCGCTGGTGGCTGGGCTGCTCCTGGCGCCCGACGCGCTGGCCGGGGCGCTGGCTGCCACACTCGGCGGGATAGGCCAGGCCACGCTGGCAAGCTGGCTGGACGCCCTCAGCAAACTTATCGGCCTGATCGCCACGCTGGCGCTTGTGGTGATCTGGCGCGCTGATGTGTTGGCGCTGGCCTGGCTGGCTGTGGCGCTGGCCGCAGGAACGCTGCTCTTCAACGGGCTGGCGCTGGTAAGCCAATGGCGCGGCACGCGATTGAACCACAGAGGTTGGCGCTGGAACCCCGGAAACTGGCGCATCCATCTGCGCCTGAGAGGTTCCTCAACTACCCCCTCTTCAGGTACCTTCTCTCCCTCTGATACACCAGATGGCCTTTCAGGCTCATCGAAGATAAGGCCGATCTGGACACACGAGCATGCGCAAGAATCTCTCCTGACTGGGACGCGTGAAGGAGAAAAACCTTCTCGTAACCGGTCCTGGCGCCGGAGCGCGCTCAAATGGGAGATTGTTCGTCAACTGCCCAACCGCCTGCTCTCTGATTGGAAATATGCCCTGGCAGCGGCGCTGCCATTAGGACTGGGGGCGCTGGCCGCCACCTTCTATTTTCGCGTGGATACCCTCTTTCTCAGCGCCGCTCGTGGTGGACGCGCCGTCGCGTACTACAACGCACCCTACCAAATCGTTGAGGCCTTCTGGCTTATCTCCACCAGTTGGAACGCAGTCATGCTCCCAGTCCTGGCCCGGCATTACTCGCCGCGATTCGTTGAGCGTTCGATTGCGCTGCTGCTTAGTATCGGCCTGCCTGCCAGTCTGGTCATTACCTTTCGTGCCGATGATATAGTCATGCTGGTCTTTGGCCCAGCCTATTTGCCAGCAGTGCTGCCGCTGCGGTTGGTGATCTGGGTCGTACCCATCCTCTTCAGCTACGTTCCCCTGGTGACAGCCCTCTTCGTGCATGATCGCCAGCGCGATGTCTTGTACGTGCTGCTGGCGAATCTGGTGCTGGCGCTGCTGCTGAATGCCTTACTCATCCCACCCTACGGAGTAGCAGGCGCTAGTATCGCTACTCTGATTGTAGAGGCTATTGGACTCATTGGCTATGTGTGCATGGCGCGGCGCGCCAATCTAGGGGTTAGCTGGGCAAGTGGCCTGGTCGGGCCGCTATCCATCTGCGCTCCGCTCGCAGCAATTCTGCTGATTGGGCAGGCGCTGCCCTTCTTCTTTATTATGCCAGCCACGCTCATGCTCTGGGCAGCCCTGTTTGCCTTGTTTCGTCCCTGGGCAGGCTGGCCGATAAACCCGCAGTTTTTCTCTCCACAAGGGGCGCGGGGCCAGTTTGAGCGAGTACGAACAGAAACTGCGGGCCAGGAACGTGAAGACCGTGCTGATGGGCCTGGTCACGCAAACGCTCAGCCGCCAGCCGACGATACGATAGTCAATACACGCCAGCCAGCATCTCAAGGAACGGAGGTTTCGTGA
- a CDS encoding radical SAM protein, with amino-acid sequence MKVHRRVLFYQPYCFDGFPRMPLPLMSVARMVDRETLEPIIFDANVDKDALEKLLAAAADNPLLIAMSVMPGDQVGNAYEHSKLLKARYPDLPIIWGGYFPSMYPDTCLKTGTVDVLVKGYGEPTFAELIAHYASGGAAADLKGIAGTIYLRDGKIVTERRRLLQDLNRYPSLPYDLVDLPRYIAPTWHADRNVFYISSQGCPYECGFCAIPAVGGRKWAAYDADRVIEDVRFFVEQYDANGITFGDTEFFVSEARVRGIAQGLIDLGSPVTWWAMGTIARLVHFQESTWRLLEQSRCAGIFVGAESGSDETLQVMGKASTVADTLRLAEIFKQHSILPEFSFVLGYPPHPEKDIDASLTLMKTLRAMNRKSHFIPHVYTPLPDTGNFDLATEHHFASPTTMEGWLEGRWRDFGRMHHPHTPWLEGRRGKFLHDFEIVVQYSNRVWANKAPGMVGPISFALLKASCSLRWQTGFFRYPYELQFLWKAGRAFARLRDGEIPLPGPRPSWKQYRWRRARPGKSRSAFPPFQEARA; translated from the coding sequence GTGAAAGTACATCGCAGAGTTCTTTTCTATCAGCCATATTGCTTCGACGGTTTCCCACGCATGCCGCTGCCTTTGATGTCGGTGGCGCGCATGGTAGATCGTGAGACCTTGGAGCCAATCATCTTCGATGCCAACGTTGATAAAGACGCGCTAGAAAAGCTGCTGGCCGCTGCTGCCGATAATCCCCTGCTGATTGCCATGAGCGTGATGCCCGGCGATCAAGTGGGCAATGCCTATGAGCATAGTAAACTCTTGAAGGCTCGCTATCCTGATCTGCCCATCATCTGGGGCGGCTATTTCCCTTCCATGTATCCCGATACCTGTCTGAAGACTGGTACGGTTGATGTGCTGGTCAAAGGTTATGGCGAACCAACGTTTGCCGAATTGATAGCACATTATGCCAGCGGCGGCGCTGCCGCTGATCTGAAGGGCATTGCTGGCACGATCTATCTGCGCGATGGCAAAATTGTCACCGAACGCCGACGGCTGCTGCAAGACCTCAACCGCTATCCGTCGCTGCCTTATGATCTGGTTGATCTGCCGCGCTACATCGCGCCCACCTGGCACGCTGACCGCAACGTCTTCTACATCTCCAGCCAGGGCTGCCCCTATGAGTGCGGTTTTTGCGCCATTCCTGCTGTCGGGGGGCGCAAATGGGCCGCCTACGATGCCGACAGAGTGATCGAAGATGTCAGGTTCTTTGTCGAGCAGTATGATGCGAACGGCATCACCTTTGGCGACACCGAGTTTTTTGTTAGCGAAGCGCGCGTGCGCGGCATCGCGCAGGGGTTGATCGATCTGGGCAGCCCGGTGACGTGGTGGGCAATGGGTACGATTGCCCGGCTGGTACACTTTCAAGAGTCTACCTGGCGTCTTCTGGAGCAGAGCCGCTGCGCGGGCATCTTCGTGGGCGCGGAATCTGGCTCTGATGAAACGCTCCAGGTCATGGGCAAGGCCAGCACCGTTGCTGATACTCTGCGCCTGGCGGAAATCTTCAAGCAGCACAGCATCCTACCAGAGTTTTCGTTCGTCCTGGGCTATCCACCGCATCCCGAAAAAGATATTGACGCCTCGCTAACGCTGATGAAGACCCTACGCGCGATGAATCGTAAAAGCCACTTTATCCCTCACGTTTATACACCCTTGCCCGACACCGGCAACTTTGACCTGGCAACCGAACATCACTTTGCCTCGCCAACCACGATGGAAGGCTGGCTGGAGGGCCGCTGGCGCGACTTTGGGCGCATGCACCATCCTCACACCCCCTGGCTGGAGGGCAGGCGTGGCAAGTTCCTGCACGATTTCGAGATCGTTGTGCAGTACAGCAACCGCGTCTGGGCCAACAAAGCGCCGGGGATGGTTGGACCAATCTCCTTCGCCTTGCTCAAAGCCTCCTGTTCGCTGCGCTGGCAGACCGGCTTTTTCCGCTATCCCTATGAGTTGCAATTCCTCTGGAAAGCCGGGCGTGCTTTCGCCCGGCTGCGCGATGGAGAGATTCCCTTGCCGGGACCGCGCCCATCGTGGAAGCAGTATCGCTGGCGGCGGGCGCGACCAGGCAAGAGCCGCTCAGCCTTCCCCCCATTTCAGGAGGCTCGCGCATGA
- a CDS encoding class I SAM-dependent methyltransferase: protein MTLSTSLRRVLGRYSAAPQQLGVLEGYARWAATYEQDMEGHPLALAESGAILALLPSCQGIIALDAACGTGRYTRILAARGARQVIGIDQSTAMLERARELNTPEPGAEMLFKQGNLLDLPLADHSCDLAIVALALAHLETRQLSRAFAELSRILKPGGMLLMSEMHPFGALTGGRCRFEIRQDNQQQIYHIQTHTHLHEDYLAAASNAGLALEALREPRLSPDLFPAFERANMGTFARQFAGFPLALVCCWRARAENLPT from the coding sequence ATGACCCTCTCAACATCCCTGCGCCGCGTGCTGGGCCGATACTCAGCTGCGCCTCAGCAGCTTGGTGTGCTGGAAGGGTATGCTCGCTGGGCAGCCACCTACGAGCAGGACATGGAAGGGCACCCGCTGGCCCTGGCCGAGTCCGGCGCTATTCTTGCCTTGCTGCCGTCATGCCAGGGCATCATCGCCCTGGATGCCGCCTGTGGAACGGGCCGCTACACCCGTATACTGGCAGCGCGGGGCGCGCGGCAGGTCATCGGCATTGATCAATCAACCGCTATGCTGGAACGCGCCCGCGAACTCAACACGCCTGAGCCTGGCGCTGAGATGCTCTTCAAGCAGGGAAACCTGCTCGATTTGCCGCTGGCTGATCACTCTTGCGATCTGGCAATTGTGGCGCTGGCGCTGGCTCATCTGGAAACCAGGCAACTCAGCCGCGCGTTTGCTGAGCTAAGTCGGATACTCAAACCAGGCGGCATGCTGCTCATGTCAGAGATGCACCCCTTTGGCGCGCTCACCGGGGGTCGCTGCCGCTTTGAGATACGCCAGGACAACCAGCAGCAGATTTATCATATTCAGACCCATACCCATCTGCACGAAGACTATCTTGCCGCCGCCAGCAATGCTGGTCTGGCTCTGGAAGCCCTGCGCGAGCCGCGCCTGTCACCCGATCTTTTCCCGGCCTTCGAGCGCGCCAATATGGGTACGTTTGCCCGCCAGTTTGCAGGATTTCCCCTCGCGCTGGTCTGCTGCTGGCGAGCCAGGGCAGAGAACCTGCCAACCTGA
- a CDS encoding O-antigen ligase family protein, whose product MAARGILTWRQAGTGANLIGRLALGLERLALAAFIITILLLGYWRAIPLSWFSQSWAVSSQYQLVTLFNPQYRAIILYPSDIAAAVTITLCLLGRIAASITRQERAPLRFGPLYLMLPVIGMAALSALSATQAVLPILSLEIALHLLFLAALVIAIINLRPPLWAVAAPLALLLAIEGLLSLLQTLAQSTLLGPLLFNWSHNITAAQPEASIVQLPDGTRWLRAYGSLPHPNILGGLLCLAIPVVAGSYLRLPRRSLAAGWRAWLLLISLGLGLLALLLSFSRAAWLGVFIAALWAGLLLWQRRRVARHQPPVSSFAPQNTSLHLSEAARRLAFLCLLGAGLLVSLVATLGPAIQSRLLLSNSTLEQRSLSERAILLEAGATFFTQHPWLGVGAGNMPLVELSYPPTRNIGESTHNVPIAIAVETGLFGMLLWLLPPIVTLWYTWERRFALSAAGLAASVALIALSIVAQLDHYLWTQPTGSLIWWLAVTLVALWSERSSNEATIH is encoded by the coding sequence ATGGCTGCCAGGGGAATACTCACGTGGAGACAAGCGGGTACTGGCGCTAATCTGATTGGCCGACTGGCGCTGGGACTGGAACGCCTGGCTCTGGCAGCGTTTATCATCACCATCTTGTTGCTCGGCTATTGGAGAGCCATACCGCTTAGCTGGTTCTCGCAAAGCTGGGCCGTCAGCAGCCAATATCAACTCGTGACCCTCTTCAATCCCCAATATCGGGCAATCATCCTCTATCCCAGCGACATCGCCGCTGCTGTAACAATTACGCTCTGCCTCCTTGGGCGCATTGCCGCCAGCATCACCCGACAGGAGCGTGCACCCCTGCGCTTCGGCCCGCTCTATTTGATGCTCCCAGTGATCGGGATGGCGGCGCTTTCAGCTCTCAGTGCCACGCAGGCTGTTCTTCCCATTTTATCTCTCGAAATCGCGCTGCACCTGTTGTTCCTGGCAGCCCTGGTCATAGCCATCATTAATCTACGCCCTCCACTGTGGGCTGTAGCGGCGCCATTAGCGTTGCTGCTGGCAATAGAAGGGCTGCTGAGCCTGTTGCAGACGCTGGCGCAATCAACTTTGCTGGGTCCATTGCTCTTCAACTGGAGCCACAATATCACTGCTGCGCAGCCCGAAGCCAGTATCGTACAATTGCCTGACGGGACACGCTGGCTGCGCGCCTATGGAAGCCTGCCCCACCCCAATATCCTGGGCGGGCTGCTGTGTCTGGCAATCCCAGTAGTCGCAGGCAGCTATCTGCGCCTGCCCCGCCGTAGCCTGGCCGCAGGCTGGCGGGCGTGGCTCCTGCTCATATCGCTCGGGCTGGGTCTGCTGGCGCTCTTACTCAGCTTTTCACGCGCAGCCTGGCTAGGTGTCTTCATCGCCGCACTCTGGGCGGGCTTACTCCTCTGGCAAAGGCGTCGTGTCGCCCGTCACCAGCCACCCGTTTCATCATTCGCTCCTCAGAACACCTCGCTCCATCTCTCTGAAGCAGCGCGGCGCCTGGCCTTTTTGTGCTTGCTCGGTGCTGGGCTGCTGGTTAGCCTGGTAGCAACGCTTGGCCCTGCAATACAATCACGGCTGCTCTTGAGCAACTCGACTCTGGAGCAGCGTTCGCTGAGCGAGCGAGCGATCTTACTAGAAGCGGGCGCAACCTTCTTCACACAGCACCCCTGGCTGGGGGTTGGCGCGGGCAACATGCCGCTTGTCGAACTCTCCTACCCTCCAACGCGCAATATAGGCGAATCCACTCACAACGTTCCCATCGCTATTGCCGTCGAAACCGGACTCTTTGGCATGCTCCTCTGGCTGCTTCCTCCCATTGTCACGCTCTGGTACACCTGGGAGCGCCGCTTCGCGCTCTCAGCCGCCGGGCTGGCCGCATCCGTGGCGCTGATAGCTCTGAGCATTGTCGCACAGCTCGACCATTACCTCTGGACACAACCCACTGGCAGCCTCATCTGGTGGCTCGCCGTCACACTGGTGGCTCTTTGGAGCGAGCGCAGCAGCAACGAAGCCACGATACACTAG
- a CDS encoding TIGR00730 family Rossman fold protein — MRRDKQAEPPSDDHQPPRKQARQTAPPAHHAVPPVPNPSLSRRARLGRPTSDEQLLQRPTRKEEALAIDFTHTDPWRVLRIIGEFVEGFDTLAHIHPAVTFFGSARVHPADPMYEAAYQTSKRLAQAGFNIITGGGPGIMEAANCGAADGGSKSVGCNIELPHEQSLNAYVQISINFRYFFVRKTMFVKYAEGFVIFPGGFGTMDELFEALTLIQTGKVEMFPVILFGSRYWEGLLNWIKATMLAEGKISPEDLDLLQITDSPEEVSQIILSNYHTRQNGSPPIPGTLR, encoded by the coding sequence ATGCGTCGGGATAAACAGGCAGAGCCGCCATCTGACGACCATCAACCTCCCAGGAAACAGGCAAGGCAAACAGCGCCGCCCGCGCATCATGCTGTGCCGCCTGTACCAAATCCGAGTCTGAGCCGACGCGCTCGCCTGGGGCGACCAACCTCTGACGAGCAGCTTCTCCAGCGGCCCACGCGCAAGGAAGAAGCGCTCGCAATTGATTTTACCCACACGGACCCCTGGCGTGTCCTGCGAATTATAGGCGAATTTGTCGAGGGCTTCGATACGCTGGCCCATATCCATCCTGCCGTGACCTTCTTTGGCTCGGCGCGTGTGCATCCAGCCGACCCCATGTACGAGGCAGCCTACCAGACCTCCAAACGCTTAGCGCAGGCAGGCTTTAATATTATCACTGGTGGCGGACCCGGCATCATGGAAGCAGCGAACTGTGGAGCGGCGGACGGCGGCAGCAAATCGGTTGGCTGCAATATCGAACTACCACACGAACAGAGCCTCAACGCCTACGTGCAAATCTCCATTAACTTCCGCTACTTCTTTGTACGCAAAACCATGTTTGTCAAATACGCCGAGGGCTTCGTGATCTTCCCTGGCGGCTTTGGCACTATGGATGAACTCTTCGAGGCGCTCACACTCATCCAGACGGGCAAAGTGGAGATGTTCCCCGTCATCCTCTTTGGTTCGCGCTATTGGGAAGGGCTGCTCAACTGGATCAAAGCAACCATGCTGGCTGAAGGCAAAATCTCGCCTGAAGACCTCGATCTCTTGCAGATCACCGATTCGCCAGAAGAAGTCAGTCAGATCATCTTGAGCAACTACCATACGAGGCAGAACGGCTCACCACCAATCCCTGGCACGCTGCGCTAG
- a CDS encoding PadR family transcriptional regulator, with translation MEISEPAEYALLGLLWDGPRHGYELHRAFATDQELGGICRLEQSQLYAFLKKLEQLGYLESTLEPQEGRPPRRVVGLTRKGRQMFRQWIEAPVPRPREVRLLFLLKLYFARAFGAETILTLITRQIEACEAFLKKLHEAPPGSVSSEALQDFRVIVHRARIRQIEATIGWLAELQQQAQAIALSPTKEKSAQTP, from the coding sequence ATGGAAATTAGCGAACCGGCTGAATACGCCCTCTTGGGCTTGCTCTGGGATGGACCTCGTCATGGCTACGAATTGCATCGCGCCTTTGCTACCGACCAGGAATTAGGCGGCATCTGCCGCCTGGAACAGAGCCAGCTCTATGCCTTTCTGAAAAAGCTGGAGCAGCTGGGCTACCTCGAAAGCACGCTCGAACCCCAGGAGGGGCGTCCGCCCCGGCGCGTGGTGGGTCTGACCAGAAAAGGCCGACAAATGTTTCGCCAATGGATCGAAGCTCCCGTCCCCCGCCCACGCGAGGTGCGACTCCTCTTCCTCCTCAAGCTCTATTTTGCTCGCGCGTTTGGGGCAGAAACCATTCTCACCCTCATCACCCGACAAATCGAGGCATGCGAAGCCTTTCTCAAAAAACTCCATGAAGCGCCCCCTGGCTCTGTATCCAGCGAGGCGCTTCAGGATTTTCGCGTCATTGTCCACCGGGCGCGCATCCGGCAGATCGAAGCAACGATTGGCTGGCTGGCAGAACTGCAACAACAGGCGCAAGCCATAGCCCTCTCTCCGACCAAAGAGAAAAGCGCCCAGACGCCTTGA